One stretch of Malus domestica chromosome 14, GDT2T_hap1 DNA includes these proteins:
- the LOC114820942 gene encoding pentatricopeptide repeat-containing protein At1g08070, chloroplastic-like: protein MSPKPSIIKSNCNPFDEITSLLQKCKHKDHLHQIHARIVTTGLVRKPSVASKLVASLASIPLPATNSAARSIADGVKGLDSYTWNTIIRGHLAGNQPKEALLVYSHVRGKGLEVDSYTLQFAIKACRLMPLVLEGKQLHNQILKLGFGSEIIIQTSLVNLYGFFGELDCMQQVFDETPQRDLVMWNSVVAAYSQHNFPYMALAVASAMAREGLRLNGSSVVSLLSACSFLKAIRKGKEVHGYVIRGQLVDNHDVFVYNALISMYSRCGVLSSARRIFQTMPMKNVVSWTSMINCYSDNDHLKEAFWLFEQMESEKIKPDEITILGVISMSSKFRSFKIAEWIDRYVERNGFRSTGSIAMLNALMDMHAKCGNIKKACEIFYGMEQKSLMSWTTIIHGLAMHSDGKQALAMFSQMQREGCKPDGVVFLNILSACSHAGMVDEARNCFNSMVNDCHMKPRMEHYGCMVDLLCRAGLVSEAFEFVQTMPDKPDTMIWRMLLGACQGQGDGSLARRILSQLREIGPKNSRDYGLLSNLYAAMDEWDNVKEIRREMKEKGVIKEDPGSSSIEVY from the coding sequence ATGTCTCCCAAACCCTCCATCATCAAATCAAACTGCAACCCTTTTGATGAAATAACATCACTCTTGCAAAAATGCAAACACAAAGACCATCTCCATCAAATCCATGCACGCATCGTCACCACAGGCCTCGTCCGCAAGCCTTCTGTAGCAAGCAAACTTGTTGCATCTCTTGCCTCCATTCCCCTCCCCGCCACAAACTCCGCCGCCCGCTCGATCGCCGACGGAGTCAAGGGTCTCGATTCCTACACCTGGAACACCATCATCAGAGGTCACTTGGCGGGGAATCAACCAAAAGAAGCGCTTTTGGTTTATTCCCATGTCAGAGGGAAGGGTCTGGAGGTGGATAGTTATACCCTTCAGTTTGCTATCAAGGCCTGCCGCCTGATGCCATTGGTTCTTGAAGGGAAGCAGTTACATAACCAGATTTTGAAACTGGGTTTTGGCTCCGAGATCATAATTCAAACTTCCCTTGTGAATTTGTATGGTTTTTTCGGTGAGCTTGATTGTATGCAGCAAGTGTTTGATGAAACGCCTCAGAGAGATTTAGTCATGTGGAATTCGGTTGTTGCTGCATATTCTCAGCACAATTTCCCTTACATGGCACTTGCAGTTGCCAGTGCCATGGCCCGTGAAGGTTTGAGACTAAATGGGTCGAGTGTCGTTAGCTTGCTTTCCGCTTGCTCGTTTTTGAAGGCGATAAGGAAAGGGAAGGAAGTTCATGGCTATGTGATTAGAGGACAGCTTGTCGATAATCATGATGTTTTTGTTTACAATGCTTTGATTAGTATGTATTCAAGATGCGGGGTTTTATCAAGTGCTCGTCGGATATTTCAAACGATGCCTATGAAAAATGTGGTTTCTTGGACTTCTATGATCAACTGTTATAGCGATAACGATCATCTGAAGGAGGCATTCTGGTTGTTTGAACAGATGGAGTCTGAGAAAATAAAACCAGATGAGATTACCATTTTGGGAGTTATTTCAATGTCCTCGAAGTTTCGAAGCTTCAAGATCGCCGAGTGGATTGACCGTTATGTCGAGAGAAACGGGTTTAGAAGTACAGGGAGCATTGCCATGTTAAATGCACTGATGGACATGCATGCCAAATGCGGGAACATCAAGAAAgcttgtgaaattttttatggcATGGAACAGAAATCGTTAATGTCTTGGACTACCATCATACACGGACTAGCGATGCACAGCGATGGAAAGCAAGCGCTGGCTATGTTCTCTCAGATGCAAAGAGAAGGGTGTAAACCAGATGGGGTTGTATTCCTCAACATATTGTCTGCCTGCAGCCACGCAGGAATGGTGGACGAGGCGCGgaattgtttcaattcaatgGTAAACGATTGCCACATGAAACCGCGGATGGAGCACTACGGTTGCATGGTTGATCTACTATGCAGAGCTGGATTGGTGAGTGAGGCATTTGAGTTTGTTCAGACCATGCCGGATAAACCAGATACGATGATATGGCGAATGCTGCTCGGGGCATGTCAAGGCCAAGGAGATGGTAGTTTAGCAAGACGGATTTTGAGCCAGTTACGTGAGATAGGGCCGAAAAACAGCAGAGACTACGGACTGCTATCAAATTTGTATGCCGCCATGGATGAATGGGATAATGTGAAGGAGATAAGAAGGGAGATGAAGGAGAAGGGAGTAATAAAAGAGGATCCTGGGAGCAGTTCAATTGAGGTTTATTAA